The genomic window GTAACCCCACCCCTTGCTCTCTCCTCAGGAGATAGAGCTCTGCGGTCTAATTGTCCACCGATACGAGTCCCTAAATAATACCTCAAAGCCCGCTCCTTATCCCTATCACTTTCCTGTCCTGTTGAGATCCCATAGCCAACCAGTAAACTACCGGCAAAAAGGAGAGAGGTAAGCAGTCCTACCCTTTTTAGAAGCTTGTATTTCATGTTCTTCACTCCATAAGTTTAATTTTATGCCAAGTTGCAATTAAATCTCCTCATTCTTTCTTCGACAAAAATGGGGGACTGGAGACGACTGGGACTGGGGACAGATACCGTTTACCTTGCCCAATCCCTATTTTTCCTACGTCCCTACCTCTTCGGCTGAGTCCCTTGAACCGAAATGGCATGGGGCCTCCTAGAACTCGGTGAACTCCCGACGCCATAACCCTTCCAAGCTCTTGGCCGTCGGCCGTACCTAACTCATCCACTGGAACTACCTCAGTGACAAAGTCCAATCCTTCGGTTCTCCCTTTGACGAAACGAAGTTCTCGGATCTCAATCACCCTCCCACCCACCCAAAGCGACGCGAGGAGGGACAGGAACCTCTATCCTTAGGGGTATCTCCGGCCAAGGTCTCACGGGCATAGGAGTAAAGTGTTCCAGTGTCGAACAGGGCTACCGCCGGCTGCCCCTGGACCTCTATCTCCGTCATTACCGACCATTAGCCGCAGGGCCCCACTATTCTTGCGGGATAATATGGGGAACCCCATATTATGTGAAGTTGTGGGGGACTTGCACAAGGTTTCCTCTGGATTTTCAAGAAATCTTACGGTTTCTCTTCTCTGCATGAGACCTTCTATGCCCTCTGAACCTTAGAATTATCCCTTTCCTTGATTAGATTTCTCGTATCTATAATCAACTTTGAATGCCTGACAATAAAGTCTGGATCATAGCTTGAATGGTCGGTAGCTATCAAAACACAGTCATATTTTGACAGGTTTTCTTTTGTTAAATAGATAGACTCTTTTTCAATCTTATGTCTCCTCATCTTTGGGGCCTTTGGTATGTAAGGGTCATTGTAATCAACTATCGCCCCCTTTTCCTCCAAAAGCTCTATCAATCTGAAAGAAGGGGATTCTCTCGGGTCATCTACATCCCTTTTATACGCAAGACCAAGGATTAAGACCCTTGCCCCTTTCATTTAAGGCCTCTATGGTCTTCTGAACTACATAATAGGGCATGTTGGTGTTTATCTCACCTGCAAGTTCTATAAATTTGGTTGAAAA from Syntrophales bacterium includes these protein-coding regions:
- a CDS encoding UDP binding domain-containing protein, coding for MKGARVLILGLAYKRDVDDPRESPSFRLIELLEEKGAIVDYNDPYIPKAPKMRRHKIEKESIYLTKENLSKYDCVLIATDHSSYDPDFIVRHSKLIIDTRNLIKERDNSKVQRA